One genomic window of Carassius auratus strain Wakin chromosome 14, ASM336829v1, whole genome shotgun sequence includes the following:
- the LOC113114331 gene encoding uncharacterized protein LOC113114331 has product MLRWKVDQVAVLLLLAAAVGFAQVLDRTLILTNERSSIERTYELTKYLDHQLKEIRDTYLSYLGPPFSDPGFSPPRPNSSSLSVPSAATRVDLWRGLENGARLAQNQRAYSVLLCAVRELARSTLCPYLQSSLMHFCSGLSGLLGSISGLMNALGYPSLPPSTPAQGYAPLLSSQFQNSPAPLRSYEPRAAREGTTRADLKRGRRGRRKEGVSWAAREEREKEEGMERWGKRRRLLSVDEEQILKLNANYTLVKQPVLFSATSLQHRRATRSTHAGLAPLSLLYQYGGSTAEVHTLLAAPVLASRPASNDFSRKVEGFWVLRELQSWLWRSAKDFTRLKKRLQRA; this is encoded by the exons ATGCTTCGCTGGAAAG TCGATCAGGTGGCGGTGCTGCTGTTGTTGGCGGCTGCGGTCGGCTTCGCTCAGGTGCTGGACCGAACACTCATCCTGACCAACGAGAGGAGCTCCATCGAGAGGACATACGAGCTGACAAAATACCTGGACCACCAGCTGAAGGAGATCAGAGACACTTAC cTGTCCTATCTTGGGCCTCCGTTCAGCGATCCCGGCTTCTCTCCTCCACGACCCAACAGCTCGTCTCTGTCCGTGCCCAGCGCAGCGACGCGGGTGGATCTGTGGCGAGGGCTGGAGAACGGCGCCCGTCTGGCGCAGAACCAGCGGGCGTATAGCGTGCTCCTGTGTGCTGTTAGAGAGCTGGCGCGCTCCACCCTGTGTCCGTATCTCCAGAGCTCGCTCATGCACTTCTGCTCCGGCCTCAGCGGGCTCCTCGGCTCCATATCCGGTCTGATGAACGCCCTGGGCTACCCCAGCCTCCCGCCCTCCACGCCCGCTCAAGGATACGCCCCACTTCTCTCCTCACAGTTTCAGAACAGCCCTGCTCCTCTGCGGAGTTATGAGCCTCGGGCCGCGAGGGAGGGAACGACTCGTGCGGATCTGAAGAGAGGAAGGAGAGGACGGAGAAAAGAAGGAGTGAGCTGGGCTGCccgagaggagagagagaaagaggaaggaaTGGAGAGATGGGGGAAACGGAGAAGACTGTTGAGCGTGGATGAAGAGCAGATCCTAAAACTCAATGCGAACTACACATTGGTAAAGCAGCCTGTGCTCTTTTCAGCGACGTCTCTTCAGCACCGTCGAGCGACTCGGTCCACTCACGCCGGACTCGCTCCGCTCTCGCTGCTTTATCAGTACGGCGGGTCGACCGCGGAGGTCCACACTTTGCTGGCGGCCCCTGTGTTGGCGTCTCGTCCCGCGTCGAATGACTTCTCGCGGAAAGTGGAGGGATTCTGGGTACTGAGAGAGCTGCAGAGCTGGCTGTGGAGATCCGCCAAAGACTTCACCAGACTGAAGAAACGACTTCAGCGCGCTTGA
- the LOC113114332 gene encoding FACT complex subunit SSRP1-like — translation MGDTLEFNDIHTEVKGSWNDGRLRFSKQSVVYKSHKTGKVDSIPAPELSAAQWRRVCLGHGIKLATSAGHIYRYDGFRDTDFEKIAAFFKSNYKVELTEKEMCVKGWNWGTAKFSGSLLSFDVNDSPVFEIPLASVSQCATGKNEVTVEFHQNDDAEVSLMEVRFYVPPNTGDDSSDPVEAFAQNVLSKADVIQATGDAVCIFKELQCLTPRGRYDIRIYPTFLHLHGKTFDYKIPYTTVLRLFLLPHKDQRQMFFVISLDPPIKQGQTRYHFLILLFSKDEELSLSLNMSEDEVEKRYEGKLSKNMSGSLFEIVSRVMKALVNRKITVPGNFQGHSGSQCITCAYKASSGLLYPLERGFIYVHKPPVHLRFEEISCVNFARGTTTTRSFDFEIETKQNNQYTFSNIEREEYGKLFDFVNAKKLNIKNRGFKEGMKGAEGYSDSDEDQHDAYLERMKEEGKIREEGDGSDESEGDSDESFNPGEEDDDVPEEYDSNASVSDSEAEDGDSGEESKKKKPEKKPKKVVKEKKERKPRKEKKVKDPGAPKRPMSAYMLWLNGNRERIKSENPGISVTEISKKAGEMWKLLSKDRKEEWDRKAAEAKKNYEKAMKEYRESGGGATAPVTKEKKKKGGKVEAKKKSGGEKEKKDGGNESFKSKEFISSEESSSESDHDRGRKRKASDDDDEEEEAASTPASSEEESGSD, via the exons ATGGGAGACACTCTGGAGTTTAATGACATTCACACAGAGGTCAAGGGATCTTGG AATGACGGCCGTCTGAGGTTCAGCAAGCAGTCTGTGGTCTATAAGAGCCATAAAACAGGGAAGGTGGACAGTATCCCGGCTCCGGAGCTGTCTGCGGCGCAGTGGCGTCGCGTCTGTCTCGGTCACGGGATCAAACTGGCCACCAGCGCCGGACACATCTACAGATACGACGGCTTCAGAGACACC GATTTTGAGAAAATCGCAGcgttttttaaatcaaactacAAGGTTGAGTTGACGGAGAAGGAGATGTGTGTGAAGGGCTGGAACTGGGGCACTGCCAAAttctcag GGTCTCTGCTGTCGTTTGATGTGAACGACAGTCCCGTCTTCGAGATCCCGCTGGCCAGCGTTTCCCAGTGTGCAACGGGGAAGAACGAGGTGACGGTGGAGTTTCATCAGAACGACGACGCAGAGGTGTCTCTCATGGAGGTCCGCTTCTATGTGCCTCCCAACACCGGAGACGACAGCTCGGACcccgtggag GCGTTCGCTCAGAATGTCCTCTCGAAGGCAGATGTCATCCAGGCCACCGGAGACGCTGTGTGCATCTTTAAAGAGCTTCAGTGCCTTACACCAAGAGGAAG GTATGACATCCGTATCTACCCCACCTTCCTCCACCTGCACGGGAAGACGTTTGACTATAAGATCCCCTACACCACCGTGCTTCGGCTCTTCCTGCTGCCGCACAAGGACCAGAGGCAGATGTTCTTCGTG ATCAGTCTGGATCCGCCCATTAAACAGGGTCAGACGCGTTATcacttcctcatcctcctcttctctAAAGACGAAGAGCTGAGTCTGTCTCTGAACATGAGCGA GGACGAGGTGGAGAAGCGATATGAAGGCAAGCTCAGTAAGAACATGTCCGGGTCGCTCTTCGAGATCGTCAGCAGGGTCATGAAGGCTCTGGTCAACAGGAAGATCACGGTGCCCGGAAACTTCCAGGG tcactCGGGCTCTCAGTGTATAACGTGTGCGTACAAGGCGAGCTCGGGGCTGCTGTATCCTCTGGAGCGAGGCTTCATCTACGTGCACAAGCCTCCGGTTCACCTGCGCTTCGAGGAGATCTCCTGCGTTAACTTCGCCAGAGGAACCACCACCACACGCTCCTTCGACTTCGAGATCGAGACCAAGCAGAACAACCAGTACACCTTCAGCAACATCGAGAG GGAAGAATACGGAAAACTCTTTGACTTTGTCAATGCCAAGAAGCTGAACATCAAGAACAGAGGATTTAAAGAG ggcaTGAAAGGAGCAGAGGGCTACAGCGACTCTGATGAAGACCAGCATGACGCTTACCTGGAGAGAATGAAGGAAGAGGGCAAGATCAGAGAGGAGGGAGACGGCAGCGACGAATCGGAGGGGGACAGCG ACGAGTCGTTCAACCCTGGAGAAGAGGATGACGATGTCCCAGAAGA GTATGACAGCAACGCTTCAGTGAGCGACAGCGAGGCGGAGGATGGAGACAGCGGGGAAGAAAGCAAGAAGAAAAAACCTGAAAAGAAGCCCAAGAAAGTGGTGAAGGAGAAGAAAGAGAGGAAACCACGGAAAGAG AAGAAGGTGAAGGACCCCGGGGCCCCGAAGAGACCGATGAGCGCTTACATGCTGTGGCTGAACGGCAACCGAGAGCGAATCAAGAGCGAGAACCCTGGGATATCAGTCACCGAAATCTCCAAGAAGGCTGGAGAGATGTGGAAGCTGCTGAGCAAAGACCGAAAAGAG GAGTGGGACAGAAAAGCTGCAGAGGCCAAGAAAAATTATGAGAAGGCCATGAAAGAGTACAGAGAGAGCGGAGGAGGAGCGACCGCGCCTGTTACCAA agaaaagaagaagaaaggagGGAAGGTGGAAGCTAAGAAGAAGAGCGGaggagaaaaggagaaaaaggaCGGTGGAAACGAGAGCTTCAAGAGTAAAGAGTTCATCTCGAGCGAGGAGAGCTCGTCTGAATCTGATCACGACCGAGGCAGAAAACGCAAG GCGTCTG